One Deinococcus betulae genomic region harbors:
- a CDS encoding putative bifunctional diguanylate cyclase/phosphodiesterase — MGHPLDANPAFLAYSPTPDAPSLAQLVHPDDDLAQRALEHFWTAHPTSLTLTARPHPDLLVPAGTTLELNLSAVPQPPPAPPLILLQVQVTEQAHFVLHAERKALPVTNAASTSLSTQEALQRTQDRLRTIMDHLPGIVGYKDRALRHQFGNAAYQEWYGRSPQEMQDIHIRDVIGEAMFALNEPHMRAALAGEPQHFERLFTDPAGRERYALFSYIPDQQPEGVQGFFVMAMDITERRQAELTLIEEREWARTTLNSIGDGVITTDPTGHITFINPVAQSLTGWTAEEAQGQAVEQVIPLTAAQPDALTAHPLRLALQERRRIDVERDELLTDRHGQVHAIVESAAPIVKKNGGLLGGVFVFHDVSEARVLSERMRYLAQHDVLTDLPNRVLLQDRVFETIQQARRLKTRFAVLFLDLDHFKHVNDALGHHVGDELLQAVADRLRGALRASDTVSRQGGDEFIILLPDVRATEHVERVIDKLMQAVTAPYTVAGRQLNITLSLGVALYPEDGQDTETLLQHADAAMYRAKGEGRNRHSFFSADLHQAAVSRQTLHTDLRLAVEQQQFTLVYQPKIDLQSRQVLGVEALLRWVRPGGQLVSPLDFIPVAEETRLILPLGAWVLEQACRQSQAWAHQHGMALTVSVNISPVQFTHASFLETVQRCLQVSGLAPEQLELELTESMLMANVGQVQQTLTALKGFGVRVSIDDFGTGYSSLSYLKTFPVDVLKIDRSFLRGVPGDEQASAVVTAIIALARSLKLDVIAEGVETDDQAGVLLNLGCTAMQGYLFGRPMPAAAVPPWWTEWVEEVVEA, encoded by the coding sequence ATGGGCCACCCTCTCGACGCGAATCCCGCCTTCCTGGCTTACTCACCCACGCCAGACGCCCCCTCCCTGGCCCAACTGGTTCACCCGGATGATGACCTGGCGCAGCGAGCCCTTGAACACTTCTGGACGGCTCACCCAACCAGTTTGACCCTCACCGCCCGTCCACATCCTGACCTGCTCGTCCCTGCAGGGACGACCCTCGAACTCAATCTCTCTGCTGTCCCCCAGCCACCGCCAGCCCCGCCTTTGATCTTGCTGCAAGTCCAGGTGACCGAGCAGGCGCACTTCGTCCTGCACGCTGAGCGTAAGGCGTTGCCCGTAACGAACGCGGCCAGTACGTCCCTGAGCACGCAAGAGGCCTTGCAGCGCACGCAGGACCGGTTGCGCACCATCATGGATCATTTGCCCGGCATCGTCGGGTATAAGGACCGGGCACTCCGGCACCAGTTCGGCAACGCCGCCTACCAAGAATGGTACGGCCGCAGTCCTCAGGAGATGCAGGACATCCACATCCGCGATGTGATTGGCGAGGCTATGTTTGCGCTGAACGAGCCCCACATGCGCGCCGCCCTGGCCGGCGAACCTCAGCATTTCGAGCGCCTGTTTACCGATCCGGCTGGCCGGGAACGGTACGCCCTCTTCTCGTATATTCCAGATCAGCAACCTGAAGGCGTCCAAGGCTTTTTCGTCATGGCGATGGACATTACCGAGCGCCGACAGGCGGAACTCACCCTGATCGAGGAACGGGAATGGGCCCGCACCACCCTCAACTCCATCGGGGACGGCGTGATCACCACCGATCCCACTGGCCATATCACTTTTATTAACCCGGTGGCGCAGAGTTTGACCGGGTGGACGGCGGAGGAAGCCCAGGGCCAGGCGGTGGAGCAGGTCATTCCCCTCACGGCGGCCCAGCCTGACGCCCTCACCGCGCATCCCCTCCGGTTGGCGCTTCAGGAACGTCGCCGCATTGATGTTGAGCGGGATGAACTGCTCACCGACCGGCATGGACAGGTCCACGCCATCGTGGAATCGGCCGCCCCCATCGTCAAGAAAAACGGTGGACTGCTGGGTGGAGTCTTCGTGTTCCACGATGTCAGTGAGGCGCGGGTGCTCTCCGAGCGGATGCGCTACCTGGCTCAGCACGACGTCCTGACTGACTTGCCGAACCGGGTGCTGCTTCAAGACCGGGTCTTTGAGACCATCCAGCAGGCCAGGCGGCTCAAGACGCGCTTCGCGGTGCTGTTTCTGGATCTGGACCACTTCAAGCATGTGAATGACGCCCTCGGTCACCATGTCGGTGATGAGCTCCTGCAAGCCGTGGCGGACCGGCTTCGTGGGGCACTGCGCGCGTCCGATACGGTCAGCCGGCAGGGTGGGGATGAGTTCATCATTTTGCTGCCGGACGTGCGGGCCACCGAACACGTCGAGCGTGTCATCGACAAGCTGATGCAGGCGGTCACGGCGCCGTACACCGTTGCTGGCCGTCAGCTGAATATTACGTTGAGCCTGGGTGTAGCGCTGTACCCCGAGGATGGACAAGATACGGAGACGCTCCTCCAGCACGCAGATGCCGCCATGTACCGCGCGAAAGGCGAGGGGCGCAACCGGCACAGCTTCTTTTCCGCTGATCTCCATCAGGCAGCGGTCTCACGACAGACCCTTCACACAGACCTCCGACTGGCGGTTGAACAGCAGCAGTTCACGCTGGTCTACCAGCCCAAAATTGATCTCCAGAGCCGGCAGGTGCTCGGGGTTGAAGCCTTACTGCGCTGGGTCCGGCCGGGTGGCCAGCTGGTCTCCCCTCTTGACTTCATTCCAGTCGCCGAAGAGACGAGGCTGATTCTGCCCTTGGGCGCCTGGGTGCTGGAGCAGGCCTGCCGGCAAAGTCAGGCGTGGGCACATCAGCATGGGATGGCGCTGACGGTCTCTGTCAATATCTCGCCGGTGCAGTTCACCCATGCCAGTTTCTTAGAGACCGTTCAGCGGTGCTTGCAGGTCAGTGGCCTGGCGCCAGAACAGTTGGAGCTGGAACTGACGGAAAGCATGCTCATGGCGAACGTGGGTCAGGTGCAGCAAACCTTGACGGCCCTCAAAGGGTTCGGGGTGCGGGTGTCGATTGATGATTTTGGGACTGGTTACTCCAGCCTGAGTTATCTCAAGACGTTCCCCGTAGATGTGCTGAAGATTGACCGCTCGTTCCTGCGAGGAGTGCCGGGGGATGAGCAGGCGTCTGCGGTGGTCACCGCCATTATCGCTTTGGCCCGGAGCTTGAAGTTGGACGTGATTGCCGAAGGTGTGGAGACAGACGATCAGGCCGGAGTGCTGCTGAACCTGGGGTGTACGGCGATGCAAGGGTATCTGTTTGGGCGGCCGATGCCCGCAGCAGCGGTGCCACCGTGGTGGACCGAGTGGGTTGAGGAAGTTGTCGAGGCCTGA